A portion of the Candidatus Bathyarchaeota archaeon genome contains these proteins:
- a CDS encoding ABC transporter ATP-binding protein, producing the protein MAILDVQNLSTYYLIGEGYVKAVEGVSFQLEKGEAMGLAGESGCGKTTVALSLLKILPSNGRIINGKILVRNTDVVSLSEVEMRKRIRWKVISMIFQGAMNALNPLYKVGDQIVEAIRLHEPEVFRKEAKERAAKLLEMVGIDASRVDNFPHEFSGGMKQRALIAMSLCNNPDVVIADEPGTALDVIVQAQVLRLMRELKDRLNLSIIMISHDLSMIAEICQKICIMYAGYLVEHGDIVKIFKKPLHPYTVDLIGSFPSIHAEKQEMISIPGSPPDLFDPPPACRFHPRCKYAMDICKKEVPKLLKISKDHFVACHLVKD; encoded by the coding sequence ATGGCGATACTTGACGTTCAGAATTTGTCCACTTACTACTTAATAGGCGAAGGATATGTAAAGGCTGTAGAAGGCGTTAGTTTTCAACTGGAAAAGGGAGAAGCCATGGGGTTGGCAGGAGAGTCTGGATGCGGTAAGACCACTGTCGCTCTTTCTTTACTTAAAATTCTACCTTCAAATGGTAGAATAATCAATGGAAAAATTTTGGTGAGAAACACCGACGTTGTCAGCTTGAGCGAGGTTGAAATGCGGAAACGCATCAGATGGAAGGTGATATCAATGATATTTCAAGGCGCCATGAACGCTTTGAACCCACTTTATAAAGTAGGCGATCAAATCGTTGAAGCCATTAGATTGCATGAACCCGAAGTATTCAGGAAAGAAGCAAAAGAAAGAGCCGCAAAACTTCTAGAAATGGTAGGGATAGACGCTTCAAGAGTAGATAATTTTCCTCACGAGTTTAGTGGGGGAATGAAACAACGAGCATTGATAGCTATGTCTCTGTGTAACAATCCAGATGTGGTCATCGCCGACGAGCCAGGAACAGCTCTAGACGTTATTGTACAAGCACAGGTTCTAAGATTGATGAGAGAGCTAAAAGATAGATTGAATTTGTCAATCATTATGATATCCCATGACCTTTCAATGATTGCCGAGATATGTCAGAAGATTTGTATTATGTATGCGGGATACTTAGTCGAGCACGGAGACATCGTGAAAATCTTCAAGAAACCATTGCACCCATATACTGTAGATCTGATAGGATCTTTTCCAAGTATTCACGCTGAAAAGCAAGAAATGATATCCATTCCAGGTTCCCCACCAGACCTTTTTGACCCACCTCCTGCGTGTAGATTTCACCCGAGATGTAAATACGCCATGGATATATGTAAGAAAGAGGTGCCTAAACTGCTCAAAATATCAAAGGATCATTTTGTAGCGTGCCATTTGGTTAAAGACTAA
- a CDS encoding ABC transporter ATP-binding protein, producing MEDLIIKAENLKKWFPIKVGFFRTVFSKEELAVRAVDDVSFDIRKSEIFGLAGESGSGKTTTGRLLLRLIEPTGGKIYFKGKDITSIPESEMKSFRRKMQIIFQDPYESLNPRMTTRDIVAEPLRLLQETITPDQVDRRVNQVLEDVELTPPQKFVLRYPHELSGGQRQRVAVARAFAITPEFIVADEPVSMLDVSIRAEILRLMISMVEKYASSFLYITHDLALSRHMCDRLGIMYLGKIMEMSETEKVVFEPLHPYTKALIEAVPVPDPTAKRVETVIKGEIPSPINPPSGCRFHTRCPAYIGDICRTKEPQLINVGKNHYVACHLYSSEK from the coding sequence ATGGAAGATCTAATAATAAAGGCTGAAAATCTGAAAAAGTGGTTTCCCATTAAGGTGGGGTTCTTTCGAACAGTTTTTTCGAAGGAGGAACTGGCTGTACGTGCTGTGGATGACGTTTCATTTGACATAAGAAAGAGTGAAATTTTCGGCTTGGCTGGAGAAAGCGGTAGCGGAAAGACCACTACGGGGAGACTTTTACTGAGACTAATTGAACCTACTGGTGGAAAAATCTACTTTAAAGGTAAAGACATTACGTCAATTCCAGAATCCGAGATGAAATCGTTTCGACGGAAAATGCAGATAATCTTTCAAGACCCTTATGAGTCGTTAAACCCTAGAATGACTACAAGAGACATAGTTGCTGAGCCTTTGAGATTATTGCAGGAAACAATCACCCCGGATCAGGTAGATAGAAGAGTAAATCAAGTGCTGGAGGATGTTGAATTGACCCCTCCCCAGAAGTTTGTCCTAAGATATCCTCATGAACTCAGTGGGGGACAAAGGCAAAGAGTCGCCGTTGCAAGGGCTTTCGCTATAACCCCTGAGTTTATAGTTGCAGATGAGCCTGTGTCCATGCTTGATGTCTCTATTAGAGCTGAAATCCTGCGCCTTATGATTTCCATGGTGGAGAAATATGCTTCCTCGTTCCTCTACATAACCCATGACTTAGCCCTTTCACGTCATATGTGTGACCGTCTTGGCATAATGTACTTGGGTAAAATCATGGAGATGAGTGAGACGGAAAAGGTTGTTTTTGAGCCTCTTCATCCTTATACAAAGGCGTTGATTGAGGCTGTACCAGTTCCTGATCCTACGGCTAAACGTGTTGAAACGGTTATCAAGGGAGAGATTCCGAGTCCCATTAATCCGCCTTCTGGCTGCAGATTCCATACTCGTTGTCCTGCCTACATAGGAGATATATGCCGTACGAAAGAACCGCAGTTGATCAATGTTGGTAAGAACCACTACGTTGCTTGTCACCTTTACAGTTCAGAAAAATAA